The DNA region GGTCGGTCACCCTCATCCCTTCGACGAACTCCGACTTCTTCCCCAGGCGGCTGAGCATCTCGCCGATCTGAGGTCCTCCTCCATGGACCACGACGGGGTGAATGCCGATATATTTGAGCAGGACGATGTCCAGGGCAAAACTCCTCTTGAGCCCCTCCTCCTCCATCGTGCTTCCGCCATATTTAATGACGATCGTCTTGTTGGAGAACCGTCGGATATAAGGGAGGGCCTCCACCAGCACCTTGGCCTTATCGATGGGATTGTCCATGGCTTCCATCCTCTCTTCACAAAATGAACCGGCTCAAATCCTCGTCCTCCACGAATCCTTTCAGCTTCTCCCTTACGTAGCGGGCATCGATCACCATCACCTGACCGCTCATCTCGGGCGCATTGAAGGAGATCTCGTCGAGCAACTTCTCCAGGATCGTATAAAGCCTCCTCGCCCCGATGTTCTCCGTCCTTTCGTTGATCCGGGCCGCCATCTGGGCGATCTCCTCGATGGCATCCGGCTGGAATTGGAGTTTGACCGATTCGGTCTCCATCAGGGCCGTGTACTGTTTGATCAGGGCATTCTCCGGTTCCGTCAAAATTCGGACGAGATCTTCCTTCGTGAGGGGATCGAGCTCCACTCGGATCGGAAACCTCCCCTGCAGTTCCGGGATGAGATCCGAAGGTTTGGAGACATGGAAAGCGCCGGCCGCGATGAAGAGGATGTGATCGGTCTTGACCACGCCATACTTGGTCGAGACGGTAGTCCCCTCCACGATGGGCAAGAGGTCCCGTTGGACCCCTTCTCTGGAAACGTCGGGACCGTAGGTCGACTCCCTGCCCGCGATCTTGTCGATTTCATCGAGAAAGATGATCCCGGACTGCTCCACCCGTTCGATGGCCTGCTTGATCACGGCGTCCATGTCGATCAGTTTCTGGGCCTCCTCCTGGGTGAGGATCTGTAGGGCCTCGGGCACTTTCACCTTTCTCTGTTTCTTCTTTTTGGGGAAGAGATTTCCGAAGACCTCTTTGAGGTTGATATCCATCTCCTCCATCCCCGAGGCCGCAAAAATTTCCACCAGGGGGAGGTTCCGATCCACCACCTCCACCTCGACGTACCGCTCGTTCAACTTTCCGCTCCTCAGGAGTCGGCGCAGCTTCTCCCGGGTCTCTTTCGTATTCTCTCCCTCCCGGCTTTTTCGCGCAGGAGGGAACAGAAGGTCGAGGAGTCTTTCTTCGGCGATCTCCTCGGCCCTCTGTTGGACCTTCTTGGTCTCCTCGGCCTTCACCATGTTGACGGCCTGATCGGTCAGATCCCTGACCATCGATTCCACATCTCGTCCCACATACCCCACCTCAGTAAATTTCGAGGCCTCGATCTTGAGAAAGGGGGCCTGGGCCAACCTGGCCAGCCTCCGGGCGATCTCCGTCTTTCCTACGCCGGTGGGGCCGATCATGATGATGTTTTTGGGAGCGATCTCGTCCCGGAGGGGTTCGGGGATCTGTTGACGCCTCCATCGGTTCCGCAAAGCGATGGCCACCGAACGCTTGGCGTTCTTCTGGCCGATGATGTACTTGTCCAGCTCTGAAACGATCTCTCTCGGGGTGAGGGTCTGCTTCATAGCTCTTCGATCAGAATTCGGTCATTTGTATAGATGCAGATCGAGGCGGCGATCTTCATCGCCTCTTCCGCGATGGCCCTCGCATCCAGATCGGAAAACTGGGTCAAAGCCTTGGCAGCCGCGTGGGCATAGGGACCACCGCTTCCGATGGCGGTCACCCCATCGTCAGGTTCGATCACATCCCCGTTGCCGGAGATGACCAAGGACCGCTCCTGATCGGCAATGAGGAGCAGGGCCTCGAGCCGTCTCAAGACTCGGTCCGTTCTCCATTCCTTGGCCAATTCCACCGCGGCCCTCAGGAGGTTCCCGTTATACTGCTCCAGCTTCTCCTCAAATTTCGCGAAGAGGGTGAAAGCGTCTGCCGTGGCCCCGGCGAATCCTGCCAACACCTTGTCGTGGTAAAGCCTGCGAACCTTCTTGGCCGTATGCTTCATCACCGTATCGCCGAGGCTGACCTGGCCATCCCCTGCCATCACTACCTTCCCCTTGTGCCTGACGCAGAGGACGGTCGTCCCATGGGCCCGACTCGCCTGTCTCTCCCCTTTCAAAGAAGGCCTGAGCATTGTCACTTCTTCATCCCCCTGGGGTGGGTTCGGTCGTACACCTCCATCAACTTCCCTGGACTGAGGTGGATGTATTTCTGGGTGGTCGATAGGCTCGCGTGGCCCAACATCTCCTGAATCTCCCGGATATCCGCGCCCGCATCTAACAGATGAGTAGCGAAGCTATGTCTGAGGCTATGGGGGCTGATCTTCCGGAGGATTCCGGAAAGCCTGGAGTATCCCTTCACCAATCGGCCGACGCTTCGGCTCGTCAACCGCCCCCCGCGGTGGTTGATAAAAAGGGGACCTTCTTCCTCCCGGTTTCCCCTGGCTTGAAGATAGGCCTTAAGGGCCTTCAAGGCCTGTTCGCCCACGGGGACGATCCTCTCTTTTCGTCCCTTCCCCATCACTTTGACGATCCCCAGAGAGAAGTCGATATCATTGCCGTTGAGGCCCACCAACTCGCCCACCCTCATTCCGCTTGAATAGAGAAGTTCAAGGATGGCCCTGTCTCTCAAGGCTTTGATCCCTTTTTTCGGTCGGGAAGCCCCCCCTTTGAACCTCTCCGGAGATTCCACCAACTCAACCGCCTCGTCCACCGTGAGCGTCGAGGGAAGGGTCTTTTCAACCTTTGGGGTCGCCACGGCCTTGGCCGGGTTTGAGGGGGCGATCCCCTCCCTGACCAGGAAACGATAAAAGGACCGAAGGGTGGAGATCTTTCGGGCGATCGAGCTCTTTCGATGGGTCCGGTGAAGCAGGCTCAGAAACTTTCGAATGGTGATCCGATTCACCCGTCCCCAATCCACCCTGTC from Thermodesulfobacteriota bacterium includes:
- the hslV gene encoding ATP-dependent protease subunit HslV — encoded protein: MLRPSLKGERQASRAHGTTVLCVRHKGKVVMAGDGQVSLGDTVMKHTAKKVRRLYHDKVLAGFAGATADAFTLFAKFEEKLEQYNGNLLRAAVELAKEWRTDRVLRRLEALLLIADQERSLVISGNGDVIEPDDGVTAIGSGGPYAHAAAKALTQFSDLDARAIAEEAMKIAASICIYTNDRILIEEL
- the hslU gene encoding ATP-dependent protease ATPase subunit HslU, yielding MKQTLTPREIVSELDKYIIGQKNAKRSVAIALRNRWRRQQIPEPLRDEIAPKNIIMIGPTGVGKTEIARRLARLAQAPFLKIEASKFTEVGYVGRDVESMVRDLTDQAVNMVKAEETKKVQQRAEEIAEERLLDLLFPPARKSREGENTKETREKLRRLLRSGKLNERYVEVEVVDRNLPLVEIFAASGMEEMDINLKEVFGNLFPKKKKQRKVKVPEALQILTQEEAQKLIDMDAVIKQAIERVEQSGIIFLDEIDKIAGRESTYGPDVSREGVQRDLLPIVEGTTVSTKYGVVKTDHILFIAAGAFHVSKPSDLIPELQGRFPIRVELDPLTKEDLVRILTEPENALIKQYTALMETESVKLQFQPDAIEEIAQMAARINERTENIGARRLYTILEKLLDEISFNAPEMSGQVMVIDARYVREKLKGFVEDEDLSRFIL
- a CDS encoding tyrosine recombinase XerC, with product MSTKRKPGMEAPPQPKDERVRQFLQYLSAEKNASPHTCRGYQKDLEEFEDFIRRHEAGILDRDRVDWGRVNRITIRKFLSLLHRTHRKSSIARKISTLRSFYRFLVREGIAPSNPAKAVATPKVEKTLPSTLTVDEAVELVESPERFKGGASRPKKGIKALRDRAILELLYSSGMRVGELVGLNGNDIDFSLGIVKVMGKGRKERIVPVGEQALKALKAYLQARGNREEEGPLFINHRGGRLTSRSVGRLVKGYSRLSGILRKISPHSLRHSFATHLLDAGADIREIQEMLGHASLSTTQKYIHLSPGKLMEVYDRTHPRGMKK